TCGTGGAGAAGTCGGCGCCCGCGGTGCCGCTCACGCCGCGGACGCTCGCGCCGCGCCCCTCGCTGGCCGACTCCGTCTTCCGGCGCACGGCGTTCGCCGCCGGCGGCATCACGGTCGCCGTGATGCTCGCGGTCGGCGTGTTCCTCTCCCTCCGGGCGGCCGACGCGCTCGAGGTGGCGGGCCTCGGGTTCCTCACCGAGCAGCGCTGGTCGCCCGAGACGGGGGAGTTCGGCATCGCCGCGGTGCTGTTCGGCACCTTCACGATCGGCCTCGTCGCGCTCGCCACCGCGTTCCCGCTCGCGATCGGCACGGCGCTGCTGCTCTCCGAGGTCGTCCGCGGCCGGGTGCGCTCCCTCCTCGTCTCGCTCGTGGATCTCATGGCCGCCGTGCCGTCGATCGTCTTCGGGCTGTGGGGAGTGAAGGCCCTCGTGGATGTGCTCGGCATCGACACCGTGCCGTCGTTCCAGGAGAACGTGATCCCCGTCGTCCGGTGGATCTCCATCTACTTCTCGTGGATCCCGGTGTTCCGCGTCACCGCCGACGACGGCACCCCCCTCACCGGCGACAGCGACTTCACCTCCTCGGCGTTCATCGCGGGCATCGTCGTGGGCCTCATGATCGTGCCCACCATGACCTCGGTCATGCGCGAAGCCTTCTCCCAGGCGCCGGTGGGCGAGCGCGAGGGCGCCTTGGCCCTCGGCGCGAC
The Protaetiibacter larvae DNA segment above includes these coding regions:
- the pstC gene encoding phosphate ABC transporter permease subunit PstC, with translation MSARSYLVEKSAPAVPLTPRTLAPRPSLADSVFRRTAFAAGGITVAVMLAVGVFLSLRAADALEVAGLGFLTEQRWSPETGEFGIAAVLFGTFTIGLVALATAFPLAIGTALLLSEVVRGRVRSLLVSLVDLMAAVPSIVFGLWGVKALVDVLGIDTVPSFQENVIPVVRWISIYFSWIPVFRVTADDGTPLTGDSDFTSSAFIAGIVVGLMIVPTMTSVMREAFSQAPVGEREGALALGATRWGMIRTVVLPFGRGGVIGGTMLGLGRALGETIAVYMIISPIFTINWQVLKSGTNSVSALIALRYGEASDFALSALMAAGLVLFLVTLVINFTASSIVARSRSGAQSEG